In Ignavibacteriota bacterium, a single genomic region encodes these proteins:
- a CDS encoding sugar ABC transporter permease, with amino-acid sequence MYGSSQIRALLIFLGPALLAISVFFFLPVLAALVMSFTDFDIYSLGDIRYARFVGFRNYAQLFADPLFWKALGNTLYFLVVGGPLSVAVSLGAALLLHSRLVRFKPMFRFIYFMPVVTTLVAIAVVWRYVYHPRFGLLNAAMGALGFSPIDWLGDPDWAMPALIIMAVWKNFGYNMIIFIAGLQNIPASLYEAASIDGAGPVQQFIKITLPMLAPTTLFISIITMIGYFQFFAEPYVMTLGGPMNSTLSIVLLMYQQGFRWWNMGYSAALAFVLFAMILVVSVIQTRLQKQKGGMQ; translated from the coding sequence ATGTACGGTAGCTCTCAGATCCGGGCGTTGCTGATCTTTCTCGGGCCGGCCCTGCTGGCCATCAGCGTGTTCTTCTTCCTGCCGGTGCTGGCCGCACTGGTGATGAGCTTCACGGATTTCGATATCTATTCGCTGGGCGATATCCGTTACGCCCGGTTCGTCGGGTTCCGCAACTATGCCCAGCTCTTTGCCGATCCGCTCTTCTGGAAGGCCCTGGGCAACACCCTGTACTTCCTTGTCGTCGGGGGCCCGCTCTCCGTGGCGGTGTCACTCGGCGCAGCACTCCTGCTGCATTCCCGTCTGGTCCGCTTCAAGCCGATGTTCCGGTTCATCTATTTCATGCCGGTTGTCACCACCCTCGTGGCGATCGCGGTGGTGTGGCGGTATGTCTACCACCCGCGCTTCGGCCTGTTGAACGCCGCTATGGGCGCGCTGGGGTTCTCGCCCATCGATTGGCTGGGCGATCCGGACTGGGCGATGCCCGCGCTGATCATCATGGCCGTGTGGAAGAATTTCGGTTACAACATGATCATCTTCATCGCCGGACTTCAGAATATCCCTGCATCGTTGTATGAGGCGGCCAGCATCGACGGCGCGGGGCCCGTCCAGCAGTTCATCAAGATCACATTGCCGATGCTGGCGCCGACGACCCTCTTCATCAGCATCATCACCATGATCGGATACTTCCAGTTCTTTGCGGAGCCGTACGTCATGACGCTGGGAGGACCGATGAACAGCACGCTCAGCATCGTGCTCCTCATGTACCAGCAGGGTTTCCGGTGGTGGAACATGGGGTACTCCGCCGCACTGGCGTTCGTCCTCTTTGCGATGATCCTGGTCGTCTCCGTGATCCAGACCCGCTTGCAGAAGCAGAAGGGAGGGATGCAGTGA